A portion of the uncultured Bacteroides sp. genome contains these proteins:
- the asnA gene encoding aspartate--ammonia ligase yields MSYLIKPENYKPLLDLKQTELGIKQIKDFFQMNLSSELRLRRVTAPLFVLKGMGINDDLNGVERAVSFPIKDLNDAQAEVVHSLAKWKRMTLADYHIEPGYGIYTDMNAIRSDEELGNIHSLYVDQWDWERVITREDRSIDFLKEIVNRIYAAMIRTEYMVYEMYPQIKPCLPQKLHFIHAEELRQLYPEMEPKDRENIITKKYGAVFIIGIGGKLGDGKKHDGRAPDYDDYSSISDNGLPGLNGDLLLWNEVLQRAIELSSMGIRVDKEALQRQLKEEGEEKRLELYFHKRLMNGTLPLSIGGGIGQSRLCMYYLRKAHIGEIQASIWPDEMRKECQRLNMTLI; encoded by the coding sequence ATGAGTTATCTAATAAAACCGGAAAATTACAAGCCACTGCTTGACTTGAAGCAAACCGAACTCGGTATCAAACAAATCAAAGATTTCTTTCAAATGAACCTATCTTCAGAGTTGCGCCTTCGCCGTGTAACAGCACCGCTTTTTGTTCTGAAGGGAATGGGCATCAACGACGATTTGAATGGAGTAGAACGCGCAGTTTCATTTCCCATTAAAGACCTGAATGACGCCCAAGCTGAAGTCGTTCATTCCTTGGCCAAATGGAAAAGAATGACACTGGCCGACTACCACATCGAACCGGGATATGGCATCTACACAGATATGAATGCCATCCGTTCGGACGAAGAACTTGGAAATATCCATTCACTCTATGTAGACCAATGGGACTGGGAAAGAGTGATTACCCGCGAAGATCGGAGTATCGATTTCCTGAAAGAGATTGTAAACCGCATCTATGCCGCTATGATTCGCACAGAATATATGGTGTACGAGATGTATCCTCAAATCAAACCCTGTTTGCCTCAAAAGTTACACTTCATTCATGCCGAAGAGCTTAGGCAGCTATATCCTGAGATGGAACCTAAAGACAGAGAAAACATCATCACAAAGAAATATGGCGCTGTATTCATCATTGGCATAGGCGGCAAATTGGGTGACGGAAAGAAGCATGATGGACGCGCCCCCGACTACGATGATTACAGTAGTATAAGCGACAACGGGCTCCCCGGATTAAACGGAGATCTCTTATTGTGGAACGAAGTGTTGCAACGAGCCATCGAACTCTCTTCTATGGGCATACGTGTAGACAAAGAAGCCCTGCAAAGGCAATTGAAAGAAGAAGGAGAAGAAAAAAGACTGGAGCTCTACTTCCATAAACGACTAATGAATGGTACGCTCCCTCTCTCTATTGGTGGAGGAATCGGGCAGTCACGCTTATGCATGTATTATCTGCGTAAGGCACACATAGGAGAGATACAAGCCAGCATCTGGCCCGATGAAATGAGAAAAGAGTGCCAAAGGCTCAACATGACTTTGATTTAA
- a CDS encoding uracil-DNA glycosylase, whose amino-acid sequence MNVQIEESWKKHLQPEFEKDYFRNLTAFVKDEYSHSPIYPPGKLIFNAFNLCPFDKVKVVIIGQDPYHGPGQAHGLCFSVNDGVQFPPSLMNIFKEIKSDLGIDAPPSGNLTRWAEQGILLLNATLTVRAHQAGSHQNKGWEAFTDAAIRALAEEREHLVFILWGAYAQKKGAFIDRSKHLVLSSAHPSPFSAYNGFFGNKHFSKTNEYLKAHEETEIVW is encoded by the coding sequence ATGAATGTTCAGATAGAAGAAAGCTGGAAAAAACACTTACAGCCTGAGTTTGAGAAAGATTATTTCCGAAACCTTACGGCGTTCGTGAAAGATGAATATTCCCACTCTCCAATATACCCTCCGGGAAAACTAATATTCAATGCGTTCAACCTATGTCCATTTGATAAAGTGAAAGTGGTCATCATCGGGCAAGATCCATACCATGGTCCCGGACAGGCACATGGTCTCTGTTTTTCAGTAAACGACGGAGTTCAATTTCCACCTTCACTGATGAATATATTCAAGGAAATCAAAAGTGATTTAGGAATAGATGCGCCTCCATCAGGTAATCTTACCCGATGGGCAGAGCAAGGCATTTTATTACTAAACGCCACGCTTACTGTTCGTGCGCATCAAGCCGGCTCACATCAAAACAAAGGATGGGAAGCCTTCACCGATGCTGCCATAAGAGCCTTAGCAGAAGAACGGGAACATTTGGTCTTTATTCTCTGGGGAGCTTATGCGCAAAAAAAAGGAGCTTTCATTGATCGGAGCAAGCACTTGGTGCTTAGTTCTGCGCATCCTTCTCCTTTTTCCGCCTATAACGGATTCTTTGGAAACAAACATTTTAGCAAAACGAACGAGTATCTCAAAGCTCACGAAGAAACAGAAATTGTATGGTGA
- a CDS encoding putative LPS assembly protein LptD, with the protein MTPLKANTIISFILLFVLLTLSVEAMPQRRKRNSVSGVSAADTQKVDTIKNDSLAALLPAKKKQPLTAPVVYEANDSIVFTKGGYAHLYGQGKVNYEKIELAAQVISMNMDSSTVYAHGVPDSLGVMQGTPVFKDGETPYETKTIRYNFKSKRGFISNVVSQQGEGYVTGNNAKKGVDDELFMVNGRYTTCDHHDHPHFYLQLTRAKVRPKKNVVTGPAYLVVEDVPLPIAVPFFFFPFSSSYSSGIIMPTYMDDSSRGFGLTGGGYYFAINDKMDLKVLGDVFTKGSWALGVESTYNKRYKYSGSFQANYQVTKTGDKGLADYSVAKDFKIVWSHRQDAKASPNSTFSASVNFSTTSYERTNIGNLYNSQLLSQGTKTSSVAYSRSFPDQGLTISSTFNIAQTLRDSSVAVTFPDLNIALSRLYPFKRKAAVGDERWYEKISLSYTGRLTNSINTKDNMLFKSNLVKDWKNGMSHTIPVSATFTLFKYFNVTPTFNYTERWYTRKVMRGRDASNLKDVPTDTIYGFHRVYNYNTSLGLSTKLYGMYKPLFAKSKEIQIRHVITPQVSLSMAPDFGASKYGYYESYTYLNSSNQLDTVTYSPYANEAFGVPGRGRQGTVSFDLSNNLEMKYKTRNDSIRKVSLIDELGGSISYNMAAETRPWSDLSLRLRLKFSKNYTLNLNSSFATYAYQFDKDGKVVVGDRTEWSYGRFGRFQGWGSSFNYTLNNDTWKKLFGPKDEKTDDKKKGKDANKTDSEDAQEEGNETKTKKVEKAKIDADGYQVFAMPWSLNLSYSFNISEDRSAHINEETMRYPYKYTQNLSASGNIKISNRWSMSFNSGYDFEASKIIQTAFTVSRDLHCWNMSASISPIGTYKYYNFTIRANASLLQDLKWEQRSQTQSNIQWY; encoded by the coding sequence ATGACGCCATTGAAAGCAAATACAATTATATCATTCATACTACTGTTTGTTTTATTGACACTTTCCGTTGAAGCAATGCCTCAACGCCGAAAGCGAAATTCGGTTTCGGGGGTATCGGCTGCCGATACACAGAAAGTAGATACGATAAAGAATGACTCGTTGGCTGCACTCTTGCCAGCCAAGAAAAAACAACCTCTTACCGCTCCTGTTGTTTATGAAGCGAATGACTCCATCGTTTTTACTAAGGGAGGATATGCGCATCTTTATGGTCAGGGGAAAGTGAACTATGAGAAGATAGAGCTTGCAGCTCAGGTTATTTCTATGAACATGGATAGTAGTACGGTTTATGCTCATGGCGTGCCCGATTCGTTGGGCGTGATGCAAGGGACTCCTGTTTTTAAAGATGGCGAAACTCCTTATGAAACAAAAACGATTCGGTACAACTTTAAAAGTAAAAGAGGTTTTATCAGTAATGTTGTAAGTCAGCAAGGAGAGGGATACGTTACCGGGAATAATGCTAAAAAAGGAGTGGACGATGAACTCTTTATGGTCAATGGACGGTACACAACTTGCGATCATCACGATCATCCACACTTTTACCTTCAACTGACCCGTGCTAAAGTGCGGCCTAAGAAAAACGTCGTTACCGGGCCGGCCTATTTAGTTGTTGAAGATGTTCCTCTTCCTATAGCGGTACCTTTTTTCTTCTTTCCATTTTCGAGTAGTTATTCATCTGGTATCATTATGCCGACCTATATGGATGATTCTAGCCGCGGCTTTGGTTTGACGGGTGGTGGATATTATTTTGCGATCAATGATAAAATGGATTTGAAGGTGTTGGGTGATGTGTTTACTAAGGGCTCTTGGGCACTGGGTGTTGAATCCACTTACAATAAGCGCTATAAGTATTCCGGTTCTTTTCAAGCTAATTATCAAGTGACAAAAACTGGGGACAAGGGCTTAGCAGACTATTCGGTTGCTAAAGATTTTAAGATCGTATGGTCTCATCGCCAAGATGCCAAAGCTAGTCCTAATAGCACTTTCTCAGCAAGTGTAAACTTCTCAACCACTAGCTATGAACGAACAAATATAGGCAACTTATATAATTCACAACTTTTATCTCAGGGAACTAAAACATCGAGTGTTGCTTACTCACGTAGCTTTCCTGATCAGGGTTTGACGATTTCAAGTACTTTTAATATTGCACAAACATTGCGAGACTCTTCTGTCGCAGTGACATTTCCGGACCTTAATATTGCTTTGAGCCGCCTTTACCCCTTCAAACGTAAAGCAGCTGTAGGTGATGAGCGTTGGTATGAGAAGATATCACTTAGCTATACCGGCCGACTAACAAATAGCATCAATACGAAAGATAATATGTTATTTAAATCGAATTTGGTAAAGGATTGGAAGAATGGAATGAGCCATACTATTCCTGTTAGTGCCACTTTCACTCTCTTTAAATACTTTAATGTCACTCCTACGTTTAATTATACAGAAAGATGGTATACCCGTAAGGTTATGAGGGGCAGGGACGCGTCTAACCTGAAGGATGTTCCCACAGATACGATCTATGGTTTTCATCGTGTATACAATTACAATACGAGCCTCGGGTTGAGTACCAAACTTTACGGTATGTACAAACCTCTTTTTGCAAAGAGCAAAGAAATACAAATACGCCATGTGATCACTCCTCAGGTCAGTCTCAGTATGGCTCCTGATTTTGGTGCTTCCAAATATGGCTATTATGAATCTTATACGTATCTTAATTCTTCGAACCAGTTGGATACTGTAACTTATTCTCCTTACGCAAATGAAGCGTTCGGAGTGCCGGGAAGAGGTAGGCAGGGAACGGTAAGTTTTGATCTTTCCAATAATCTTGAGATGAAGTATAAAACCCGTAATGATTCTATCCGTAAAGTTAGCCTTATTGATGAGTTAGGAGGTAGCATCTCTTATAATATGGCGGCGGAAACAAGGCCATGGAGTGATCTTTCTCTACGTTTGCGTTTGAAGTTCTCTAAGAACTATACATTGAATCTTAACTCTTCTTTTGCCACTTATGCTTATCAATTTGATAAAGATGGTAAGGTAGTGGTTGGTGACCGGACAGAATGGTCTTACGGACGCTTCGGGCGTTTCCAAGGCTGGGGATCATCCTTTAATTATACGCTCAATAATGATACTTGGAAGAAGTTATTTGGCCCAAAAGATGAAAAGACGGATGATAAAAAGAAAGGGAAAGACGCTAACAAAACGGATTCTGAAGATGCTCAGGAAGAAGGGAATGAAACTAAAACTAAAAAGGTAGAGAAGGCTAAGATAGACGCTGATGGTTATCAGGTGTTTGCTATGCCTTGGTCGTTGAATTTAAGTTACTCCTTTAATATTAGTGAGGATCGGTCGGCCCATATCAATGAAGAAACGATGCGTTATCCATATAAATATACGCAAAACCTGAGTGCTTCGGGCAATATTAAGATATCCAATCGTTGGAGCATGAGTTTTAATTCTGGATATGACTTTGAGGCTAGTAAGATTATTCAGACAGCCTTTACTGTCTCGCGTGATTTGCATTGTTGGAACATGTCGGCTAGTATTTCTCCAATTGGAACATATAAATATTACAATTTCACCATTCGTGCCAATGCCAGTCTTTTGCAAGACTTGAAGTGGGAACAACGTAGCCAGACGCAGAGTAACATTCAGTGGTATTAA
- a CDS encoding HD domain-containing protein — protein MRPIDLIYKYYPVEDELRNILLVHSRSVTRKALDIAHNHPELKLDESFLAEASMLHDIGIFLTDAPSIYCFGSQPYICHGYLGADLVRQAGLPRHALVCERHTGAGLSLNEIVEQQLPVPHRDMTPQSLEEQVICFADKFFSKTHLDKEKSVAGARKSISKHGEEGLARFDYWCELFL, from the coding sequence ATGCGTCCCATTGATTTGATTTATAAATACTATCCCGTAGAGGATGAACTGAGGAACATATTACTCGTACATAGTCGTTCTGTTACCCGCAAGGCTTTGGATATAGCTCATAACCATCCGGAGTTGAAACTGGATGAATCGTTTCTGGCCGAAGCATCTATGCTCCATGATATAGGAATCTTTTTGACCGATGCTCCGAGCATTTATTGCTTTGGTTCACAGCCTTATATTTGCCATGGCTATCTTGGCGCTGATTTGGTTCGCCAAGCAGGTTTACCTCGTCATGCATTGGTGTGTGAACGCCATACAGGAGCAGGACTTTCTTTGAACGAAATTGTGGAACAACAGCTTCCTGTTCCCCATCGCGATATGACTCCTCAAAGTCTAGAGGAGCAAGTTATTTGTTTTGCCGATAAGTTTTTTTCTAAAACTCATCTTGACAAAGAGAAGAGTGTGGCGGGTGCTCGTAAGAGTATCTCTAAGCATGGAGAGGAGGGACTTGCTCGTTTTGACTATTGGTGCGAATTGTTTTTATAG
- a CDS encoding mechanosensitive ion channel family protein, which yields MDLQEFLNLTIFGIEIKHPVEFFIKALIIYAITQSTVSFIKFLFRRSQRRKGALSLDKTTASFLQRISVYSIYIIGGATFLSLIPGMEKVGNSILAGAGIMAMAIGFASKEALSNFISGLFIVFAKPFRIGDVIKLDDNITGTVSEITLRHTVIRNMENKMIIIPNSTMNSSTIINSTLGEQEICNFIEIGVSYNADLDKAMLLMYDEVTKHPLLIDRRTPDDKKNNTPLVPVRIINLGDSSITLRAWAWAANSGDAFVMKCDLLKSIKERFDKEGIEIPYPYSNIVLKKEE from the coding sequence ATGGATCTGCAAGAGTTTTTAAACCTAACGATTTTTGGCATTGAGATAAAACATCCCGTCGAGTTCTTTATTAAAGCCTTAATCATATATGCTATAACACAAAGTACCGTATCGTTTATAAAATTTTTGTTCCGTCGTTCACAAAGAAGGAAAGGTGCCCTGTCTTTAGACAAAACAACTGCCAGTTTTCTTCAACGAATCAGTGTATACTCCATTTACATTATTGGAGGTGCTACCTTCCTATCATTGATTCCAGGAATGGAAAAAGTGGGTAACTCCATTCTTGCCGGTGCCGGTATCATGGCTATGGCCATAGGTTTCGCTTCAAAAGAAGCTCTTTCCAATTTTATCAGCGGACTGTTTATTGTCTTTGCAAAGCCTTTCCGGATTGGTGATGTCATCAAATTAGATGACAATATAACTGGTACTGTGAGCGAAATAACTCTCAGACACACTGTTATTCGAAACATGGAGAACAAAATGATTATCATTCCCAACAGCACCATGAATTCGAGCACCATCATTAATTCCACTCTTGGCGAGCAAGAAATATGTAATTTCATAGAAATAGGCGTTTCATACAACGCTGACTTAGACAAAGCGATGTTATTAATGTATGATGAAGTAACGAAGCACCCTCTACTCATAGATCGACGCACACCAGATGACAAAAAGAATAACACTCCCTTGGTTCCGGTGAGAATTATCAACCTGGGTGATTCATCTATCACCCTGAGAGCATGGGCATGGGCCGCTAATTCAGGAGATGCGTTTGTGATGAAGTGCGACTTATTAAAGTCCATCAAAGAACGTTTTGACAAAGAAGGCATCGAAATACCTTATCCTTATAGTAACATTGTGCTCAAAAAAGAAGAATAA